TTGGGCACCGGAGCCAAGGGCGCCTCTGGGGTGACGGCGACGTACTCCGCGTAGGTCCCTGCGGAGCCGATAGGGGCAACCAGCAGCTGACCGAAGATCTGCTCCCTGAGGGAGAACCTATTGGCCCCTTCGCCGACTGCATCGACGATCCCTGCACCATCGACGCCGAGCACCATGGGGAACGTGGCCGGTGCGGGCCTCCACTCGCCCGACGCGAGCTCGGCATCCATCGGGTTCATTCCCGCAGCCGCAAGTTTGATCAGGACCTGGCCAGGGCCGACCGACGGGGTCGGCAGCTCCGTAACGACCGGAGCTGCTCCGTAGTCGCTGACAGTCACCGCCCGCACGACCCTCCTTCGGTCTTGGCCGACGCCCTGGAAGGGGCCGTCGTCTCGGCTCTTACGCGGTCATGGTGGCAACGCAAGGTCGCGATCGCATCAGGGAAACCCGTAGTCGACCGTCGACTTCGGGCTGAGCCAGCGAGTTCTACAGACGAGACAAATCAGGCCAGACCAGACAACCGATCCTCAGTCCCAACCCGCGTGAGCCAGCCCGGACTATGGTTTTCATAGATGCCACTGCCGGCGGCGATCTCCAGGATGGGGGGACGACGAGAGGCGACACTAGGTCGGTGTGCTGACTCGCATCGGGCAGAAGTGACGCGCCCGCTGATTGAGCGAGACACGAGGAGGCTGGCATGCCGAACGCGAACGACTGGAACGAGAAAATCATCGCGGAGTTCCGTGAGAACGCCGGCCGCGTCGGCGGTAACTTCAAAGGCGCGCCCGTCGTGCTCGTGCACCATCAAGGCCGCAAGAGTGGACGCGAGTACGTCAGCCCGATGATGTACCTGCCTGACGATGCCGACAAGGGCACGATCTACGTGTTCGCAACCAAGGCCGGAGCACCGTCGAACCCTGACTGGTACTACAACCTCACCGCGATCGGCACGGGCACTGTCGAACGTGGCAACGAGACGTACTCCGTGACCGTCCGCGAGCTCCAGGGCGACGAGCGCGACCGCATCTACGACGAGCAGGCGCGCCGGTACCCGGGCTTCGCCGAGTACGCGCAGCGCACTGCCGGCATCCGTACGATCCCGGTCCTGGAATTGAATTCGCACAAATGAGGAGACCGTCATGCGCGCCATCACCGTCAACGAATATGGGGGCACTCCGAGCCTGACCGAGGTGCCCACGCCCCAACCGGGGCCGGGGCAGGTCCTGATCAAGTTGCGGGCCGCGTCGGTCAACCCAGGGGATCTCCAGATCGCGAGCGGCGTCTTTCGGCCTGCGCCAGCCACGTTCCCAATGGTCCTCGGCGCCGATGGCGAGGGTGTTGTCGAGGCGGTCGGCGCGGGAACGACGAGGTTCTCCTCGGGTGACGAGCTGTTCGGTCAGCTCCTGATAGCCCCGCTCGGATCAGCCGGCACCTACGCGGAGTATGTCTCCGTCACCGAGGAGGCGCCGCTGACCCGAGTGCCGAGCGGACTCGACCCGGAGCTCGCAGCGGCCCTCCCGACCGCAGGCAGCACCGCACTTGGCGTGGTGGATTCGCTCGAGCCGCTGAAGGGCAAGACCGTGCTGATCGTCGGCGCAGGCGGTGGCGTTGGCTCTTTCGCCACCCAGTTCGCGGCGCGCTCCTCCGCCAACGTCATCGCAAACGTGCGGGCAGGCGCGGCTGAGCGTATGCGATCGTACGGTGCCACCGAGACCATCGATCACACCGCGGTTTCGCTGCCGGACGCAATACGACTGGCACATCCGGACGGTATCGACGCGCTCATCGATCTTGTGAACGACGCGGAGGGCTTTGCCGCGCTCGCCTCACTAGTGCGACCAGGCGGCACCGCTGTCACGACCCGGTACGCCGCCGATCCAGGTGCACTCGAGAACGCCGGTGTGACCGGTATCAACTTCGCGCTCCAGGCGTCGAGCGAGCTGCTCGACCGGGTGGCAGACGCCGTCGTTGCCGGACTGATCGTCCCGCCGCCGATCACCCGAATCACGCTGGACGATGCCCCGGCTGCACTGAAGCAACTGGCAACCGGCCGCGCTGATGGGAAGACCGTCATCACACTCTGAGTCACCGAGCGGCGACAGAGCGACGTGCACAGCGGCTGACATGTCAATTGATCGTCCCGACCTCGAGCTCGGACAGCGTGCGGGCGCTGTTCACGATGGCGACGTGAGAGAAGGCCTGGGGGAAGTTGCCCAGTAGCCGTCCGGCCGCGGGGTCGTACTCCTCGGACAGCAGGCCGAGATCGTTGCGCAGGCCGAGGAGGCGCTCGAACAGCGCCCGTGCCTCGTCGACACGACCCATCCGGGCCAGGTCGTCGACGAGCCAGAACGAGCAGGCCAGGAACACACCCTCGCTGCCGGGCAGCCCGTCCACGGTGCCCGAGCCGTCGGTCTGGTATCGCAGGACGAGGCCGTCCTGGACCAGCTCACGTTGGATCGCGTCCACCGTCGCCTGGATTCGGTCGTCGGTGGCGGGAAGGAACCCGACGACCGGCATGAGCAGCACGCTGGCGTCGAGTCGATCGGATCCGTAGGACTGGGTGAACGCCCGACGGTCGCCGTTCCAGCCCTTGGCGAGCACGTCGGCGTGGATCTCGTCGCGCACGGCGCGCCAGCGTTCTACAGGCCCGTCGAGGCCGTACTCCTCAGCGACCCTCACCGCCCGGTCCATTGCCACCCACGCCATGACCTTGGAGTGGGTGAGGTGCCGTCGGGGTCCACGGATCTCCCAGATCCCCTCGTCGGGCTCCCGCCACACCTCCTCGAGGAACTCGAGCACCTGAATGGCCCAGTCCCAGCCGAGCCCCTCGTCACCGAGGCCGGCGTGTCTCGCCACGTACATGCAGTTGGCGATCTCTCCGTAGACGTCCAGCTGGTACTGGACCGAGGCGGCGTTGCCCGCCCGCACAGGAGCCGATCGCTCGTAGCCAGGCAGCCAAGGGAGCTCGAGCTCGGTGAGCCGGCGCTCGCCTGCCGGTCCGTACATGATCTGGATCTTGGCCGGGTCACCGACGGCGGCCCGCAGCAACCAGTTCCACCAAGCCCACCCCTCCTGGTCGTACCCGGTGGCCACGAGGGTGGTGAGCGTCAGAGCGGCGTCCCGCAGCCAGCAGAACCGGTAGTCCCAGTTGCGCACCCCACCGAGTTGCTCGGGGAGCGACGTGGTGGCGGCGGCGACGATGCCGCCGGTAGGCGCGTAGGTCAGGGCCTTGAGCGTAAGAAGCGAGCGCACCACCGCGTCCCGCCATGGCCCCGTGTACGTGCAGCGGTCGGCCCAGCCCTGCCACCACATCCGAGTCTCCTCGAAGCCGGCCGGCTGGGCCGAGGCTGACGGCGGGTCGAGGTGCGATGGCCGCCAGGCCAGCACGAACGGGAGGCTCTGGCCCTCGTCCAGGCTGAAGTCGGCCACCGTGGTGAGCTGCTCTCCATGGGTCTCCACGGCCGACCACAGGTAGAGGGCATCGGGCCCGCTCATGGCGACGACCACGCCGTCGCGGCTTCGGACCCACGGCACCACGGATCCATAGTCGAAGCGGACGACGAGGTCCATACGCATGGCCACGCTGCCCCGGACTCCCTCGACCAGACGCGCAACCACGGGGTACTCGCCGTCGAGAGGCATCCAGTCGGTCAGCCTGACAGTGCCGTCATCGGTGTCGAACTCGGTCTCCAGCACCAACGAGTCCCCGAGGTAGCGACGACGGATGGCCCGCACGGGTGCTGTCGGAGCCAGCTTCCAGCGACCGTGGCTGTCGTCTCCAAGCACCGCGGCGAAGCAGGCCGCCGAGTCGAAGCGGGGCACACAGAGCCAGTCGATCGAACCATCCCGGCCGACGAGAGCCGCGGTGTGAGTATCGCCGATGACGGCGTAGTCCTCGATGGGTAGCCCCACAATCGCCCCCGTCGTGCGCCCCCGTCGTGCGCCTCGAACGCAGCTTACCTGCGATGTGAGCAGCATCACTGAGGGCGCTGTCCCATGCTCCAGGCCGGGTTGAGCGAGGTCAGCAGGGTCGGGACCTGCCACGCCGACGATGCTCGCCGGACGATGGTCTCGGTGGTGCTCCAGGGCGGTGAAGCCGATCGCCGCCCGTCAAGCGCGGCGCTCACCTTTGTTCGGATCCCAGCATCGGTCAGGGCCCCGCTGTGAAACGCGGCGACGACAATGCCCGGTCCCGGTCCTCGTAGGTCGTCAGGGCCGGCGACTGCGTCGGCGAGCGGGAGGATCGTCGTCTGCCTGACGCCGGGGAGTGGGCGATCGAGCACCGATCGAAGACTGGGACCTTCGGAGACGATCGAGCGGAACAGGGGTGTGGTCGGCGACACGTGAATGGTCGAGACGGCGGGCAGGGAATCGGTCAGCAGCCGAAGCCCCCAGCCGCTGGCCAACCCCCATCCGACCTGCCCCACCGGGTAGTAGACACGGCCCGGGTTCACCAGGGGGCTCACCAGCACGAGCTGGTCGACGGGCGCGCCGGCGGTGTCGGCCACGTAGGTCTTGGCGACCAACGTTCCCTCAGAGACGGCGACGATCCTCACCGGCAAGCCCGTTTGAGCGCTGAGTGCTGTCACCTGAGTCGCCATCTTCTGGTCCAGGCTCGGGAGCGACTCCTGGGTGTCACTCGGCCCATAGGGCAGAGGAGCACCATCCGAGCTCGCTCCTCGGTAGGAGAACCACCGGGTGGAGTACCCACCCAGGGCGGGGGCCCGCGTGGTGCCGTTCCAGCTGGTCCCGAAGCCGGCCACAACCAACACCGCCGGTCCGACCGGACGAGGTGCCACCGCCGGCGCGGGTGTCGATCTGTCGGCTACCGCTGTCCCGCCGCCGAAGCCCAGGGCGGCACCCCCGAGGGCGATGCCAACCATGGCCAGCGAGGCGAGGGGAGCGACCAGCGGTGCTGGTCGCGCACGACGCACGCCGAACACCCCGGCCACCACTCTGCTCCAGGCCCAGGCGTTCCAGGCCCCGGTCAGCCCGACGAGGGCGACGCCCAACGCCAGCGGCGAGGTGCGGATGGCCGCGGCCGCGGCGCTGAGCACCACGAAGCTGGCAAGAATCCAAACCACGGGGGCTAGTGGCGGGAGCTGGCGCCACCAGGTCCGGTTGACGGCTCCGTGGGCGTTGAGCGAGGCCATGATCACCACCGGTGGGATGGCCACCAGGAACAGCCAGGAGATCGGCGTCACGGCTGCGCCGAACAGGACGATGGTCCAGGGCATGAGGCCGACCACGGCCACGGCGGTGAACCCCGCGGTGGAGAGAAGCGCCTTCTTCAGGGGGACCCGCGGAACCCCGGCCGGCCAGGCCAGGCGGACGATGGCGGTGTCGAGCACGGTACGGAAGACGAGCAGGCCCGCGAGCTCACCGCCGAAACTCACCCACGAGTCGTGGTACACCGCGACCCAGCGCAGATCATGGAAGACGTCGATCGGCGCCGGCGCGCTGACCTGGGGAGCAAGGGCCAAGGCCGACGAAGGCGCCAGGAGACCCACGAGGATGCCTTCCAGCATGGCGGCGCCCACGCACAGGAGCACGAGCGCCGGGCCAAACCCTCCCCTCGAATGATCGGCGCGATGGTCGGCGACCAACATGAAGGCTCCGTCTCGGGCCGCTCTACGCGGTGCGAACGTCCCGCAGGGCAGCACCGTGCAGCTGGCGGACCCGGGCGGACGAGAGACCGATCCCCATCAGTGTTTGGGTCATGGCTCCACTGGCCTGTTCCTCCGGCACTGGGGTAGTGGCGCAGACTCCGCTTGGCGCAGTATCGCGCTGAGCCACTGGGCCGACTTCCCGTGCGCTCATGGGGCCTCGAGAATGATCTTCTCGTGGGCTTGGCCGCTCTCCAGTAGCCGGTGCGCCTGGGCAGCTTGCTCCATCGGGAGGTGGCGCTGGCGACGAAGGTGAAGTTTGCCAGAAGCTAGGAGCGGCATGGTCTGATCGAGGGCTTCGGGTGCACGGTCGGGCGTGGCTTCAGAAAAGACGACGCCCAGGTCGGCTGCGTGCTCATCAGCGAGGGTCATGACCCGCGCTGGACCCCCAGCAACGGCGATGGCATCGGGGAGCTCGCCCTTCCCGGCCGCGTCGAGCACGGCGTCGACCGACGGGACGGCCTTGCGTACCCGGTCGGCCAGACCCGGTCCGTAGCTGACCGGGACGGCGCCGAGGTCCCGCACCAGGTCGTGGTCCCGTGGCGCCGCCGCACCGACGACCGTGGCGCCCCCGAAGACGGCGAGCTGAGTGGCGATCATCCCGACCGAGCCGCCGGCCCCGAGCACGAGCAGGGTCTCGCCCCGGGCGAGCCCCAGCTGCTTCAGGATGCCCACAGCTGCTTCCGCCGACGCGGGCAGGGCGGCAGCATCGCTCCAGCTGACCTTCGGCGGCTTCGGTGTCCACGAGGAGGCGAGGGCGTACTCGCCGTAACCGCCCAGACCGGCCAGCATGCTCGCGACTTCGTCCCCTTCCTTGACCCCCGAGATGCCCGGCCCGAGGGCGTCGATGACACCGGCCGCCTCGAACCCGAGAACGGCGTCCGGGGCAAGCGGGAAC
This genomic stretch from Acidimicrobiales bacterium harbors:
- a CDS encoding nitroreductase family deazaflavin-dependent oxidoreductase — translated: MPNANDWNEKIIAEFRENAGRVGGNFKGAPVVLVHHQGRKSGREYVSPMMYLPDDADKGTIYVFATKAGAPSNPDWYYNLTAIGTGTVERGNETYSVTVRELQGDERDRIYDEQARRYPGFAEYAQRTAGIRTIPVLELNSHK
- a CDS encoding NADP-dependent oxidoreductase — encoded protein: MRAITVNEYGGTPSLTEVPTPQPGPGQVLIKLRAASVNPGDLQIASGVFRPAPATFPMVLGADGEGVVEAVGAGTTRFSSGDELFGQLLIAPLGSAGTYAEYVSVTEEAPLTRVPSGLDPELAAALPTAGSTALGVVDSLEPLKGKTVLIVGAGGGVGSFATQFAARSSANVIANVRAGAAERMRSYGATETIDHTAVSLPDAIRLAHPDGIDALIDLVNDAEGFAALASLVRPGGTAVTTRYAADPGALENAGVTGINFALQASSELLDRVADAVVAGLIVPPPITRITLDDAPAALKQLATGRADGKTVITL
- a CDS encoding glycoside hydrolase family 15 protein; the encoded protein is MGLPIEDYAVIGDTHTAALVGRDGSIDWLCVPRFDSAACFAAVLGDDSHGRWKLAPTAPVRAIRRRYLGDSLVLETEFDTDDGTVRLTDWMPLDGEYPVVARLVEGVRGSVAMRMDLVVRFDYGSVVPWVRSRDGVVVAMSGPDALYLWSAVETHGEQLTTVADFSLDEGQSLPFVLAWRPSHLDPPSASAQPAGFEETRMWWQGWADRCTYTGPWRDAVVRSLLTLKALTYAPTGGIVAAATTSLPEQLGGVRNWDYRFCWLRDAALTLTTLVATGYDQEGWAWWNWLLRAAVGDPAKIQIMYGPAGERRLTELELPWLPGYERSAPVRAGNAASVQYQLDVYGEIANCMYVARHAGLGDEGLGWDWAIQVLEFLEEVWREPDEGIWEIRGPRRHLTHSKVMAWVAMDRAVRVAEEYGLDGPVERWRAVRDEIHADVLAKGWNGDRRAFTQSYGSDRLDASVLLMPVVGFLPATDDRIQATVDAIQRELVQDGLVLRYQTDGSGTVDGLPGSEGVFLACSFWLVDDLARMGRVDEARALFERLLGLRNDLGLLSEEYDPAAGRLLGNFPQAFSHVAIVNSARTLSELEVGTIN
- a CDS encoding NADP-dependent oxidoreductase, which encodes GPPDVLAWKDVPMPEPGPGQVRIRVKAAGVMPTDPEIRRGDLEAAFPLAPDAVLGFEAAGVIDALGPGISGVKEGDEVASMLAGLGGYGEYALASSWTPKPPKVSWSDAAALPASAEAAVGILKQLGLARGETLLVLGAGGSVGMIATQLAVFGGATVVGAAAPRDHDLVRDLGAVPVSYGPGLADRVRKAVPSVDAVLDAAGKGELPDAIAVAGGPARVMTLADEHAADLGVVFSEATPDRAPEALDQTMPLLASGKLHLRRQRHLPMEQAAQAHRLLESGQAHEKIILEAP